The following coding sequences are from one Streptomyces sp. NBC_01485 window:
- a CDS encoding DUF397 domain-containing protein has protein sequence MDRIKTSSRPRVRAQRIYNGMPARELGSEGWHKPWSGGNGGNCLEAMKLADGRIAVRQSTDPDGPALIYTSDEMTAFIEGAKAGEADFLLS, from the coding sequence ATGGATCGCATCAAGACCTCGTCCAGGCCGCGGGTCCGCGCTCAGCGGATCTACAACGGCATGCCCGCCCGGGAACTGGGCAGCGAGGGCTGGCACAAGCCGTGGAGCGGCGGCAACGGCGGCAACTGCCTGGAGGCGATGAAGCTCGCCGACGGCCGCATCGCCGTCCGGCAGTCCACCGACCCCGACGGTCCGGCGCTGATCTACACCTCCGACGAGATGACGGCCTTCATCGAGGGAGCCAAGGCGGGAGAGGCGGACTTCCTGCTCTCCTGA